One Drosophila kikkawai strain 14028-0561.14 chromosome 3L, DkikHiC1v2, whole genome shotgun sequence genomic window carries:
- the LOC108078916 gene encoding uncharacterized protein — MLTACQVALIAGCLATLAVSSVRSQFFYHQALGLPSTHSASYEPANPYQGYATADAHPSVVRNAQWEAELPPELSKSARFYNDPVIAANLAKESLLTRKEMAVVHREAEKIPREQVYKLFKNAGYLNRR, encoded by the coding sequence ATGCTGACCGCCTGCCAAGTAGCGCTGATCGCCGGATGCTTGGCCACTCTAGCCGTGAGCTCCGTTCGGTCGCAGTTCTTCTACCACCAGGCGCTGGGCTTGCCTTCCACTCACTCCGCTTCTTACGAACCGGCCAATCCCTACCAGGGATATGCCACCGCTGATGCTCATCCTTCGGTGGTGCGGAATGCCCAATGGGAGGCCGAGCTGCCGCCAGAGCTCTCCAAAAGTGCGCGCTTCTATAATGATCCTGTGATTGCCGCCAACCTGGCCAAGGAGTCGCTGCTGACGAGAAAGGAAATGGCCGTGGTGCATCGTGAGGCTGAAAAAATACCCCGGGAACAGGTCTACAAGCTGTTCAAGAACGCCGGCTACCTGAATCGCAGATAG
- the Galk gene encoding N-acetylgalactosamine kinase, translating to MTANGNGTARAADAGGVQFVAPEKLQPNSKIYERVQNLGAFFKQQFGVDPEFYVRVPGRVNIIGEHVDYCGYSVLPMAVSQSIFLAVAKNPADSQLQLRNLEEAKFQGYDADLKTLKIELPKSGGPAWYNYFLCGIKGIQENLGSQWKSIGMRIAVDGNVPLAAGLSSSSAMVSSAVLATAHVQGKQLDRRELASISAKCEQYIGTHSGGMDQAIAYLGRVGCAHHIEFHPKLKGTPVTLPAGKCFVVANSLAQKNKAASSDYNERVVECRLATRWLAKHKGLANWQDIVRFIDLEEACQMDNETFEKLIKDNLTKWNYTRADICKELGITEQELETKFLSANTRHMEQFKLRQRALHVIQETGRVAKFRKICEQLAVRPSLEDAKKLGELMRQSHESLRELYECSHPDVERLIAISNEQQVSARVTGAGWGGCIVAMCDSVEAADAYIKALKRDYYAQLPSHLLERHQPNDFNEVVFATLPGNGAELYVQ from the exons ATGACTGCCAACGGGAATGGAACTGCTAGGGCTGCGGATGCCGGCGGCGTTCAGTTCGTGGCACCGGAGAAGCTTCAGCCGAATTCCAAGATCTACGAACGTGTCCAGAACCTGGGCGCCTTCTTCAAGCAGCAGTTCGGAGTAGATCCCGAGTTCTACGTTCGTGTTCCAGGAAG AGTCAACATCATTGGGGAGCATGTGGACTACTGCGGCTATTCGGTGCTGCCCATGGCTGTGAGCCAAAGCATCTTCCTGGCAGTGGCCAAAAATCCTGCTGACAGCCAGCTGCAGCTAAGGAATTTGGAGGAGGCCAAGTTCCAGGGCTATGATGCGGACCTAAAGACTCTCAA AATTGAGCTACCAAAAAGTGGAGGTCCCGCCTGGTACAACTACTTCCTGTGCGGCATCAAGGGCATCCAGGAGAATCTGGGCAGCCAATGGAAATCCATTGGTATGCGCATTGCTGTGGACGGCAACGTGCCCCTGGCCGCCGGTCTCTCCAGCTCCAGTGCCATGGTCAGCTCCGCTGTTCTGGCCACGGCCCATGTTCAGGGCAAGCAGCTGGATCGCCGGGAGCTGGCCTCCATTTCGGCCAAGTGTGAGCAATACATTGGCACGCACAGCGGTGGCATGGACCAGGCCATCGCCTACTTGGGTCGCGTCGGCTGTGCCCATCACATCGAATTCCATCCCAAGCTCAAGGGCACTCCGGTGACATTGCCAGCGGGCAAGTGCTTTGTGGTGGCCAACAGTCTGGCGCAGAAAAACAAGGCCGCCTCATCGGACTACAACGAACGGGTGGTGGAGTGCCGACTGGCCACGCGTTGGCTGGCCAAGCACAAGGGTCTGGCCAACTGGCAGGACATTGTGCGCTTCATCGATCTGGAGGAGGCCTGCCAAATGGACAACGAAACATTCGAGAAGTTGATCAAGGACAACCTCACCAAATGGAACTATACGCGAGCGGACATCTGCAAGGAGCTGGGCATCACGGAGCAGGAACTGGAGACCAAGTTTCTGTCCGCCAACACGCGGCACATGGAACAGTTCAAGCTGCGGCAGCGGGCCCTGCACGTTATTCAGG AAACTGGTCGAGTGGCCAAATTCCGGAAGATTTGTGAGCAGTTGGCTGTGCGACCCAGTCTTGAGGATGCCAAGAAGCTGGGAGAGCTCATGCGCCAGTCTCACGAGAGTCTCCGGGAGCTTTACGAATGCTCGCATCCAGATGTGGAGCGTCTAATTGCCATATCCAATGAGCAGCAAGTCAGTGCTCGTGTCACGGGAGCTGG TTGGGGCGGCTGTATAGTGGCCATGTGCGATTCCGTTGAAGCCGCGGATGCGTACATAAAGGCTCTGAAGCGGGACTACTATGCTCAGCTGCCATCCCATCTGCTGGAGCGCCATCAGCCCAACGACTTCAACGAGGTGGTCTTTGCCACGCTTCCCGGGAACGGAGCTGAGTTGTATGTTCAGTGA